The following proteins are encoded in a genomic region of Gimesia algae:
- a CDS encoding AAA family ATPase, which produces MSGVVRLSIIDPNEATRNELKNMLIGVDMVWLEAECSRYEFFTEVVSQTQPDIALISLDANPEMALSLIAQVTRDLPSCNVIVVSSSQEGSLILKAMRNGAKEFLGFPLVLEDFLSALNRIQITSGKSEGEHNAPRSSQVITVAGVSGGVGCTSLAINLACCLASHERNSVAVIDLDLALGDTDVWLDIIPDYTIQDVAENIARLDYSLLKRSLTKHACGAFLLPRPVQMDMSMQITTEVLRRIIALLRATFTHLVIDVSKSYNSLDLAAMELSDTVLLTAQLDLPCLRNVVRLSQYFDTNEHIAEKIKVVMNRLGLEDTQISVNKALETIGREIFCQIPNDYATMVESRNNGIPLVMQAPKAKLTRTIMGLAGSVSGEAVASQDDSVSRKKKSLFGFLNHSK; this is translated from the coding sequence ATGAGTGGAGTTGTCCGGCTTTCGATTATCGATCCCAATGAAGCAACTCGCAATGAGCTGAAAAACATGCTGATTGGCGTGGATATGGTCTGGCTCGAAGCAGAGTGCAGTCGCTATGAATTTTTCACAGAGGTCGTTTCTCAGACGCAACCTGACATCGCGCTGATTTCGCTGGATGCCAATCCTGAAATGGCTTTAAGTCTGATTGCCCAGGTCACACGCGATTTACCGAGCTGCAATGTGATCGTCGTCAGCAGTTCCCAGGAAGGCAGTCTGATTTTAAAGGCCATGCGAAATGGCGCCAAAGAATTCCTGGGATTCCCCCTGGTTCTGGAAGATTTTCTGTCTGCATTAAATCGCATTCAGATTACCTCAGGTAAATCAGAAGGGGAACATAATGCCCCCCGTTCCAGTCAGGTCATTACTGTTGCTGGCGTGAGTGGTGGTGTTGGTTGTACTTCTCTGGCGATCAACCTGGCCTGCTGCCTGGCAAGCCATGAACGCAACAGTGTAGCGGTGATCGATTTGGATCTGGCCCTGGGCGATACCGATGTCTGGCTGGATATCATTCCGGATTACACAATTCAGGATGTCGCCGAAAATATTGCGAGACTGGATTACTCACTGCTGAAACGTTCGTTAACCAAACATGCCTGTGGGGCGTTTCTGTTGCCCCGTCCCGTGCAGATGGACATGTCGATGCAGATCACGACGGAAGTACTCCGCCGTATTATTGCCCTGCTGAGAGCAACGTTCACGCATCTCGTGATTGATGTCAGTAAGTCTTATAACAGTCTCGACCTGGCAGCGATGGAATTATCGGACACCGTTCTGTTGACTGCGCAACTGGATTTACCCTGCCTGCGAAATGTGGTTCGGCTTTCCCAGTATTTTGATACCAACGAACATATCGCAGAGAAAATCAAAGTGGTGATGAATCGTCTGGGACTGGAAGATACTCAGATCAGTGTGAATAAGGCGCTGGAAACGATTGGGCGCGAAATTTTCTGTCAGATTCCCAATGATTATGCGACGATGGTCGAGTCCCGCAATAACGGTATTCCATTGGTAATGCAGGCACCCAAAGCAAAACTCACCAGAACTATTATGGGTCTGGCTGGGAGCGTGAGTGGGGAAGCAGTCGCATCCCAGGATGATTCCGTTTCCCGGAAAAAGAAGAGCCTGTTTGGTTTTTTGAATCATTCCAAATAA
- a CDS encoding DinB family protein — protein sequence MSIQIATIRELLNFNRIMTLKTVDEISTLSDPQSVLSFRPGPGRAHIAWQIMHIAVTEELFATDRLRKTDSNLSDLFPLYQKGSTAGDEIPSLDVIQNTLSQSRANLLETIQLIPEADLELVPEALQERGWTNEMALKVLCWHETHHQGQAHLTLNSWKAAQ from the coding sequence ATGAGCATTCAGATTGCCACCATCAGGGAACTGCTGAATTTCAACCGGATTATGACACTCAAAACTGTTGATGAGATCAGCACACTGTCCGATCCTCAATCTGTCCTGTCATTTCGGCCAGGCCCCGGCAGAGCCCATATCGCCTGGCAGATCATGCATATTGCAGTGACGGAAGAGCTATTTGCCACAGATCGCCTGCGAAAAACAGATTCCAACCTGTCAGACTTGTTTCCCCTGTACCAGAAGGGAAGTACTGCGGGAGATGAGATCCCCTCGCTGGATGTCATACAAAACACATTGAGTCAGTCACGAGCGAACCTTCTGGAGACGATTCAGCTGATCCCGGAAGCAGATCTGGAACTGGTACCGGAAGCTCTGCAGGAACGAGGCTGGACGAATGAGATGGCTTTAAAAGTTCTTTGCTGGCATGAAACTCATCATCAGGGACAGGCGCATCTGACACTGAATTCCTGGAAAGCAGCACAATAG
- the pilM gene encoding type IV pilus assembly protein PilM, with the protein MAENQAVWGIEIGQAGLKAIRLRYAEAADQVIAVAFDYIPHPKILSQPDAVPDELIGQALDTFLSRNETNGDLIAISVPGQTSLARFIQLPPVQSNRVPEIVKYEAKQQIPFALEDVIWDYQPLGGGIEESGYMLDAEVGIFAMKRDQVLHSLQPFLQRKIEVELIQIAPLGLYNTLCYDSLGMRVGQEFEGNPEESAIVVDMGADSTTLMVTNGNKIWIRNVPIGGNHFTRALTKEMKLTFAKAEHLKCNATRSEDPRAVFQALRPVFNEYVSEIQRSIGYFSSVNRDAKISKVYGTGNGFKLAGLQKFLQQNLQYEVERLDDFQGLVGDAVLNEPLFQDNILTFTVPYGIALQALQQTTIRTTLLPPEIATARKIRRKKPWAVVAAAALMVGLCISAVGYSNVANSVSEARFGTVETKVKSLKDKVGGYDSAYKGEETEYTSLIEKGNKLVWNLDSRADWLEIYKAIDECLPRDVGDEIDNEQIEKRNRIKLPGITVRHEKDLGTWFQKLSPQAKSLLPKIDQETPPEGEGYIFTLNGVHYHNDESKRTTDVGVLYVHETLLKNLQSWTMKNPGSNPVDVRKMGITHPVVIKDRRDPFEFYPHGRPRNMQQGGEGMRLGGRPGGFGGLGGGAGALPGDESAFGGGLGGGVGRPRIGANRPEKVSKPINLQRTQFTLEFVWKPIPVLERQENPPEAPATEGEETTAEAG; encoded by the coding sequence ATGGCAGAAAATCAAGCTGTTTGGGGGATTGAAATTGGCCAGGCAGGCCTCAAAGCCATTCGGCTGCGGTATGCAGAAGCCGCCGATCAGGTGATTGCGGTTGCCTTCGATTATATTCCACACCCGAAAATTCTCAGCCAGCCTGACGCCGTTCCCGATGAACTGATCGGTCAGGCTCTGGACACGTTCCTGTCCCGCAACGAAACCAATGGCGACCTGATTGCCATCAGTGTCCCCGGCCAGACTTCATTGGCGCGCTTCATTCAGTTGCCACCCGTTCAATCCAACCGGGTTCCGGAGATTGTGAAATACGAGGCCAAGCAGCAGATTCCTTTCGCGCTGGAAGACGTGATCTGGGATTACCAGCCTCTCGGCGGTGGCATTGAAGAGAGTGGCTACATGCTGGATGCCGAGGTCGGTATCTTCGCCATGAAACGCGACCAGGTGCTGCATTCACTGCAACCGTTCCTGCAGCGCAAAATTGAAGTAGAACTGATCCAGATTGCGCCGCTGGGACTATATAACACACTTTGCTATGACTCCCTGGGAATGCGGGTCGGCCAGGAATTTGAAGGCAACCCGGAAGAATCTGCTATTGTCGTCGATATGGGTGCTGACAGTACCACACTCATGGTGACCAATGGTAATAAAATCTGGATTCGTAACGTCCCCATTGGTGGTAACCACTTTACTCGCGCTTTGACAAAAGAGATGAAGCTGACGTTCGCGAAAGCCGAACACCTCAAATGCAATGCGACCCGTTCTGAAGATCCCCGTGCTGTCTTTCAGGCACTGCGGCCGGTTTTCAACGAGTACGTTTCTGAAATCCAGCGTTCCATCGGTTACTTCTCGAGTGTCAACCGTGACGCCAAAATCTCAAAAGTATATGGTACCGGTAACGGTTTCAAACTGGCAGGGCTGCAGAAATTCCTGCAACAGAACCTGCAGTACGAAGTGGAGCGTCTGGATGACTTTCAGGGCCTCGTCGGTGATGCCGTTCTGAATGAGCCCTTGTTCCAGGACAACATTCTCACGTTTACCGTACCTTATGGAATCGCGTTGCAGGCGTTGCAGCAGACAACCATCCGTACGACTCTGTTGCCCCCCGAAATTGCGACCGCCCGCAAAATCCGGCGTAAAAAGCCCTGGGCCGTGGTTGCAGCTGCTGCCCTGATGGTCGGACTGTGTATTTCCGCAGTCGGTTACAGCAATGTCGCCAACTCTGTCAGCGAAGCGCGGTTTGGGACAGTTGAAACAAAAGTCAAGAGCCTGAAGGATAAGGTCGGCGGCTATGATTCAGCCTATAAAGGTGAAGAGACGGAATACACCAGCCTGATCGAAAAGGGGAATAAACTCGTCTGGAACCTGGACAGTCGCGCGGACTGGCTGGAAATCTACAAAGCCATTGACGAATGTCTGCCGCGCGATGTCGGTGATGAGATCGACAACGAACAGATTGAAAAACGAAACCGGATCAAACTTCCCGGAATTACTGTCAGACATGAGAAGGATCTGGGCACCTGGTTCCAGAAACTCTCTCCTCAGGCAAAGTCACTGCTTCCTAAAATCGATCAGGAGACTCCCCCTGAAGGCGAAGGATATATCTTCACATTAAATGGTGTGCATTATCATAATGATGAGTCCAAAAGAACGACAGATGTCGGTGTCTTGTACGTCCACGAGACCCTGCTGAAAAACCTGCAGTCCTGGACGATGAAAAACCCGGGCTCCAATCCCGTTGATGTCCGGAAAATGGGTATCACTCATCCGGTCGTCATTAAGGATAGGCGTGACCCCTTTGAATTCTATCCTCATGGTCGCCCACGTAACATGCAGCAGGGGGGAGAAGGAATGCGATTGGGGGGAAGGCCAGGCGGCTTTGGTGGCCTGGGCGGCGGAGCAGGAGCTTTGCCCGGTGATGAAAGTGCTTTTGGCGGCGGCCTGGGGGGAGGCGTTGGCCGTCCCCGCATTGGTGCCAATCGACCTGAAAAAGTATCAAAACCAATTAATCTGCAACGCACTCAATTCACACTCGAGTTTGTCTGGAAACCTATTCCGGTACTGGAACGGCAGGAGAATCCTCCGGAAGCACCTGCAACTGAAGGTGAAGAAACAACGGCAGAAGCAGGCTGA
- a CDS encoding bifunctional folylpolyglutamate synthase/dihydrofolate synthase has product MGVSAEKYQQSLDFLFGRLNYERMGSSKYSTSDFKLGRMQELLDSLGNPQLQVPTIHIAGTKGKGSTSVMIAEMLSAAGFRTGLFTSPHITCYEERILIDGQQIEREQLVELVSELIQVVEQLDLKPGNLSPTFFELTTALAWMHFQTQHVDFAVMEVGLGGRLDSTNVCAPLASVVTNISYDHTALLGNTIEQITREKAGIIKQGVPVFSGVTQPEALAVLEEVCQDKQAPLYLLNRDFNRLVEPHQSVKLEQTDDSSLLPDKKQQNIQVRTPWSLIDQMPVTLLGTHQLVNATLAVTVIDYLRQQGIPLEDGQMRQGMSCLKWPARIELVQKTPPVIIDTAHNGASIEALVETLAASFPQSNRILIFAATKDKDVGQMLGILLSHFQTVVLTQYLSNPRRIPVEELVDLTRETQKLTGNTSQLIFTDSPEAAWSRAKEVLTSDSLVCVTGSFFIAAELRELLLGTTDEVLVAESC; this is encoded by the coding sequence ATGGGAGTCTCGGCAGAGAAGTACCAGCAGAGTCTGGACTTTCTATTTGGTCGTCTCAATTATGAACGGATGGGGAGTAGCAAATACTCCACCAGTGATTTCAAATTGGGAAGGATGCAGGAGTTATTGGATTCCCTGGGAAATCCGCAACTCCAGGTCCCTACGATCCATATCGCAGGAACCAAAGGAAAAGGTTCCACTTCCGTGATGATCGCGGAAATGCTTTCTGCTGCCGGATTTCGTACGGGATTATTCACTTCACCGCATATCACCTGCTACGAAGAACGGATTCTGATCGATGGGCAGCAGATCGAGCGGGAGCAACTGGTCGAACTGGTGTCGGAACTGATTCAGGTTGTAGAGCAACTCGACCTGAAGCCTGGCAATCTGAGCCCCACATTTTTTGAATTGACGACCGCGCTGGCCTGGATGCATTTTCAAACGCAGCACGTGGACTTTGCAGTGATGGAAGTGGGTCTGGGAGGGCGACTGGATTCCACAAATGTCTGTGCCCCATTGGCATCTGTTGTTACCAATATCAGCTATGACCATACGGCACTGCTGGGAAATACCATTGAGCAGATCACGCGTGAAAAAGCAGGAATTATCAAACAGGGGGTCCCTGTTTTCAGTGGTGTGACACAACCGGAGGCGCTGGCAGTTCTGGAAGAGGTCTGCCAGGATAAACAGGCTCCTCTGTATCTGTTAAATCGAGATTTTAATCGATTGGTTGAGCCACATCAGAGTGTCAAACTAGAGCAGACGGATGACTCCAGCCTGCTGCCAGACAAAAAGCAGCAGAATATTCAGGTGAGAACTCCGTGGTCCCTGATTGATCAGATGCCGGTGACACTTCTGGGAACTCATCAGCTGGTCAATGCTACTCTGGCTGTAACCGTGATTGACTATTTACGCCAGCAGGGAATTCCTCTGGAGGACGGGCAGATGCGTCAGGGAATGTCGTGTCTGAAATGGCCGGCCCGGATTGAACTGGTACAGAAAACCCCTCCAGTCATTATTGATACGGCACATAATGGCGCTTCCATTGAAGCGCTGGTTGAAACACTTGCTGCCAGTTTTCCACAATCTAATAGAATACTGATCTTCGCTGCAACAAAAGATAAAGACGTCGGGCAAATGCTGGGAATACTTCTCTCCCATTTTCAGACGGTCGTCCTTACGCAGTACCTCTCGAATCCCCGCCGTATTCCGGTGGAAGAGTTAGTGGATCTCACCCGTGAGACTCAGAAATTAACAGGGAATACATCTCAGCTCATCTTCACAGACAGTCCTGAGGCGGCATGGTCGCGCGCGAAAGAAGTTCTGACTTCGGATTCTCTGGTTTGTGTCACTGGTTCATTCTTTATCGCAGCAGAATTACGTGAGTTGCTGCTGGGAACAACTGATGAAGTTCTGGTGGCAGAGTCCTGCTGA